From the Hordeum vulgare subsp. vulgare chromosome 1H, MorexV3_pseudomolecules_assembly, whole genome shotgun sequence genome, the window TCGCCAAACCAGGCCACTGTCACCACAACCACCTGTACCTTCATGGACATCTTCCCCATCTCCATTCGATGCCGCTGACGGGCTAAAATTCTTCCGGTTGCGCCTCCTTTTCGTCTCCTCCCAATCTCTTGTTAATCCTCGACGATCCAAAAAATCTAGCAGGAGCAGAAAGAAAACGAATCTGGTAGGATCCATCTCCTTGCGCCTCCTTTCCCTCTCCTCCCtagttttttttttaaatctgGACGCCTCCATTGATCCCATCTCCCTGCTCTTCTCCTACGACTAACGACGCTGGCGCTGCAGCCTACACCTAGCCACCAAGCTTGAGCCCGGCGCATTCGTGCCGCAGcctgctccttgtgacgtcctcgACGTCGACGTGCCCACGATGTGTCCTGCACAACGCCGACCGGTCACCTTGTTCTGGGTGCTCGAGCTGCATCCTGCACACTACCAGGGTCCACCACCGACTCTATTCCACTACTAGTTCGTTCTTATTCCTccttcctctgttttttggttgttgggaATTTATATCAACTATTGTTGATTCAAGTCCAGTTCATGATTATTAAACACGTAGGTGCAGTTTTGTTTGCTTTATTTTGTTTACAAATTTACTATGTCGTGTTGAACAACATAAGGGTACTTCGATAGTAAAACTGTGACATCTGTAatgtacttattttttttagcattCAATAATTATTTCTCAGTCCATCAGCATTCACTTATTTAATTTAATTTTATTATGTAGATTTTTGGTGCCCACTTCAAACTAAGGCTTAATTATAGGTTATCATAACGAGTCACCACAAGTATGGAACGTCAAAAATGTTGAATTGGCCTGGACCTTGTCAAAGATATCAAGATAATTAGCAAATTTCAGCAGAAAAAGGGGTACACACACATCTTATATGGGAAAACAGGACTATGGAAAGGTTACAACTTAGCTACAAAAGGTATTCACGCTATTTTGTATTGAATGATATAAAGAGGTTGCTTGTTTTCATATATGCAGATGATGTGCCAAGAAACATACAAGGCTTATTCACTGCAAATTGGGATGCAGATGATTCCGGAAGTGAGATTCTAACTAGCTTGTAGCACATCAAGAATTTGTTTCTACACTCCATTGTCTTCTAGTTACTCAAATATATTGCACCCATAAGGATGAAAGCTATGATATCAAAATAATGTCAATTTCATATTTTTTCATCATCGACCCTTCTTACAAATTGGTTTTATATTTTCCAGACACTGGAAATGGCGCACATGAATTAACAGGAGTGACTGATGGTCCACCGTAATACGTAGAAGCATGAGAAGGCATTGTGATCACCAATGAAGGATAATATCCATTCAAAGAAAGATGGTGTCCCTTGATTCAAGATTAATAAATATTATCTTTTATAGTAGTCTCGTTTTCAAGATATATATGAACAAGTACATTGGTCATATAAGAAGTACTATTTACTCAAATTTTGTAAATTAGTATATTTTAATTCCAGAATTGTATGTGAGAGTTTTAGTATTTATATTAAGAAAAAGAGGCGATGGTCCTTTCAATCCAGATTCCTTTGTTTCTATATTAATACGGATGTTAATATTCAAATATTGGATGTTGCATCAAGTGCTTGTTCAATGGAATGTTATACTAAATATAAGTAGTTCTGAATGATATCAAAGTGGTGAAAATTTGTGAGTAATCATGTTTTGATCATCATAAGAACATAATTAACAATGAAAAAGTGGTTGTTAATACGATAATTATGGTCGTTATTGCCTCAGGATTGACGACGACACATCATCCCGTCGTTATAAATATAACGACCATATAATATGGTCGTTAGACTTTTAACAACGGAGCCTACTACGATCAACAGATTGTGGTTGTTAAAGATTTTTAACGACCACAATTTAACTTTTAACGACCACATATACCGTCGTTAAAAACCATTTTTCTAGTAGTGGGAGCAGGTCTAGTCATTGCAAGTGCGTGCTGTAGCGAGTAACGTGCACACCATGACAGCATGCATAACGTTCTTGCATGTATCACTACCTGCACCAGCGTGATGCATATGCATGCAACGAACATGGGCCCTAGAATTAATATCCCATGTGGATATCCATGCAAGCTGCATATGGTATGCGTCCGTTTGGGCGATGCGATGGTTCGCTAGCAGCTGGAGAGAGTGAAAGCTGCAGCTAGCGTCGGTCCAGAAGGGTTGCGGTCGGCCGGGTGCGTGCATGATGCTGCCATGTTTGTATCTCGGATCGGATCGCTCCTACGTTTGCGTACCTGCAATTTGCTACGTATCTCATGGACACAACCGCAGCAGCACGGGCAGCCAGAAATAAGCTAGGAAGTGGAGTGCACCGGGCCCGTGGTTTATGGCGTCACGGCCGCGTCACTGTGACGCTAGGCTAGACCACGTCAATGGCGGCGTGTCCATCTATAGTTTGGAGCTCGGAACTTTGCTCCATCTTCAGTCGTCAGTGTGCTAAGCATCTGCGATTAAATCCCTAATCGATGAGAATCGCCCGGCCGGGTTAATGGACTGTCAGCGTCACCCCAGCTTTTTCGTTGCAACAAGGAATGATTATCCTCTGCTAGTGCACGTAGTTTTTTTCGTTAGGAAATGCCAGTGCACGTAGTAGCATGAGCACTCTCGTCTTAGCTACCTACAAGTCTCATTTCTTCtatcccgcaaaaaaaaaaaagtctCATTTCTTCTGCGATTGCTGTGGGATGAGGAAATGAGAGCAACTCAAATTGTTACCGTATGCAGGTAGAAAAGTGCATGCATGCAGGTAGCCAACCACACCATGCATGCTTGCATTGCATTGCATGCGCGTTCGATCTCAGCTCAAATAAAACCTCGCCACCCAGCTACAACTAGGCACCTCCGTCCAGTCCATGGCGACATGACCATCACCATGGTCCAtggtactatatatatatatatatatatatatatatatatatgcgaaAAGGTAGCGCTCGTACGCGTCCCGGCCGGTTGGCGTGACCACGCCGGGCAGCCTTGGCGCTTCCGGCGTCCACAACGGCGACCCGCTCGTCTCTTCCTCCGGGTCACTGTGTTGTGTTTTCTTCCGGTGCGGCGCCAGGCTTGCGCGGGTGCCCTGACGCCGAGGCCATCGTCGACGTCCACCATGCCTTTCCCCGCGCACTATGCTCTCGCCGCTCGGTCCATCGGCCATGCGTACTGCGCAGCTGCTTCTTTTCGCCATAGGCGGCGAGAGGCGGTGGCCTGACCTTATCCTCGCCAGTAGTATTGTTGAAGCGAAGGCGTGTGTGATGTGTGAAACGCCCGTGCTTTCGATTGCTTTAAGCGATCGATGGATCGATCATGGGTGGTGGGCGCGCATCTCTTTCCTTCTTCCGAGCTAGCTATCACGCGCGCGTACGTGCGCCTTGTGCTAGTTTGTGCGGTGCCGAAAAGAGCCCGCCCAATATGGCTCGTCCTAAATTTCTTAACCTTGATCGCTACGCATAACGCATACTCCATATCTTTTTGCCGGTTAGTTTGTGTTAGTATATCTTTTTGACGGTCTCAAGATCGAATCCCTACTTTCTTGACTATAGGGTCTGTTAATCCGAAAGTACACTAGTCTTCTAGTCAGGCCAAACCAAAAAGATGAGTTAAAGTTTCATTTGTGCTCCCTTCGtttctttttagtctgcatataaggttttggtcaaagtcaagctttgtaaagtttgactaactttatattaaaaaatatcagcATTCATAACATGAAATCAAAATTATCAGATGCACCACGAGATGTATTTTCATACTATATAATTTTAATATAGTAGATATCCATATTTTTTGatataaatttgatcaaacttatgttgtttgactttgaccaaatcttatacggagagtaaaaagaaacggagggagtaccatgcAGGTATGCATgaccttttttttttttgcatcgaaGTATGCATGACCTTGGAGTGACGAAGAAGCACGCAGGCACCCGTATAATTTAGTGGAGTTGTCAGCGCGCGTAAGTACTCCAAAGGTATTAATGAAAAGCGCGGCTCAGTTTCCCCTTTTGTTGCCGACCCATTTCAGTCAGAGTCGGGAATGTGAAGTTGAAGTGTGGAGAAAACAGAGGCCAGGTCGGCACGTAACGTACGTTCAAAGCTCTTTTTACTCACGCACGGCGGCAGTCACCCCGTCaatctcctcctcgtcgtcgtcgtcgtcgtccttatgATTTACGGCCAAACAGAAGGAACGGAATCGCCGCTTAGTCACCCGCGCGTCGATCGGCCTGCCCTGCCGTCCCTTTCCCAAGCACATACAGACGGTTGCCAACTTTCTTTGGACGTGAGAATTAGGTCTGCTATGCTCGGCATAATATTGGTGTTGTCGTCGAGCTAGGTACGTCGGCCTCTGCATTCTGGGAGTTGTGGACCACCACGCCCACATGCACACCGCGCCAGATTATGTGAGGAATCTTGGAAGGATTGTAACTTGGAAGACTTGGCTCACGTACGTGCGTGCTTGGCCTTGGCCGACTTGGACTGGTGCGTGTGGCTGGTGGCAAGCCAGGCAGCAGACGTGCCTGACCTCGACGGATACCCCCCTCGATCGCCGGTTGGAGTACGCGATGGCTAGCATTCCCTCTCGTTTTCAGATTCTTTTTACATGTGTGGTGTGTGTGCATCTTAATTACTTCGTGGCCCGAGGCTGTCCGTAATAAgagtaggtagtatcatgcatgtcaattaGTTAATTTTAACAAGATGGcaaaatttaaataaaaaaaattaagtatcatatcatgataccgtataatATTAAATTATGTGTtaatatgtgtcttgcatgacaataaataaaaTACGCTATGATATTAACATATGATACAGATATGATAtcgtacactagtatcatatggatgatactaatatatgatactGTCCATTACAACCAACCTGATGGGGTGCCTCTGTTCTAAAATTTGCACATGCTGGCCTACCTAGATTGGGCGATGTCGCGTCATGCATGCATCGTAGCTGGAAGGGCATGCATGCATCGAGCAAAATCGATAAATTTGaccctccggtctaaaaaaatcaCGAACTAGACTGTGTTCGAAATATATTTCGTCCGGCTGACCCTTTTGTTGGGCGTTCGACGCTTAGGCTAAGATAAGGTGAATGCAGGATGTACAGCTAagacgtcacacagtgtagtgtgacgcTTAAACGTCGAACGCCATACAAGAGGATCAACCGGATGAAGTATTTTCGAATGCAGTCTAGTTTATGAAAAAAAAATGAACTCAGAGGTCAAATTTATCAATTTCGCCCATGCATCCCCGGCTGAACCTAAAACGGATCGACCATCATACACTAGCTGCACCTACTCTCGTATACTTATCTGTGCCAACAACAGACACGATCGTAGGTCATCACACAAGAGAGGCATGACACCTTAAATGGTTTGCGGCCCTTAAATGTATAGTAACTACACCTACGACGCTTATTTAAATCAAGCTAAGTTCTCTAAAAATAATCTAAATCAAGCTAAGGCCGTCTCTAGCCGAACCCCAAAAGTTAGGGTTTGTttggaactattctcctccatcaaaATCAACTTCACTTCATCAGAACCATTTTAAAGCAGTTTCATGCAGAAGTCGTGATTTTTTTTAAAGAGAACATTCGGCTTtcatctagctctagtttcaagaATAAAAAAATTGATGAAAATGATCTATCTAATTGGATGAGTGGGGAGAAACGATGTTGTATCCATTTACTAGATAATAGCCTTCCAATTTCAGTTTCTACATCTGTTTGAAACACCTCGTAAAGAGTTTCGCAGAAAAACATGGACTTATACCCCCGGATTGTAGGTTTTTTTTACAGAGCGGCATATCATGAAATTAGCCCGTTTGCCCGTTTGGCTTGCGTTTTCCAGAGTGAAGCTGGATATCAAGGAGCGGAGTAGTCCCAAAGAGACCCTTAGCCCCGGAACTCCTGAGTTTGGAGGAGCTAAGAAGAGTGGTTCCTACCCAAACTTCTAAGCTTAACTTCCTACAAGAAAAATTACACACAATTTCATTTCAAATACAAATTGAAAATACCTGATTACATAATTAAACAAAAATAGCACATCATACATAATATAATTAGATAGTTCAGACAACATACAACTACttgaaactacttgaattcctcAATGAGCTCATCCAAATTCATCTCAGTCGAAGGAAATATGGATcacgccacaaccatggagggtcCGGCCTCATCAGTGTTGTTGGTATGCTTCTTGTAGGCCTCGTAGTATGCTTGTTCCTGAGAGACAAGCTCCAAATGCTTTGCTCTGAGCTCGACCATATAGGCATCATCCACGTGCTTGTCCTTGAGATGCTCAAGTCCTCATGATCCTACTTCTCTTTGTGGTGGGAGACCTTCGAGGCCCGACAAAGTTGTTGACCCTGCAAATGTCGAGGAGGAAGTTAACCTTCGTGTGGCCGCGGAACAACTATACAACATCCAAATGTCCAAAATCTTTGAATTTGACACTTTTCTTCAGCATGGCCGGATCTGACAGCGATATCAATGTGTTCCAGTGCTCTCCGGTGTTTGCTAGGATGGCATAAGGCAATTGTCTGTAGATCAATGTTGAGATCAATGACCACCAATACACTAATAAATACTATCTAGCTCACAGTATCTATCCGCAGTGGTCTACTATTGTGAAATATGAGATAATTTAACGTTTATTTGGCTTGTAAACTATGAGATATTAAGCAATATTTGTATTTGTATTGAACTTTTAAATGTATTTGAGATAAtttaatatttttttatatttttgtttaaaCACGTGTaaccaaaaaaaaatcaagaaaaatcGTAAGCATGCCGTATGGACGAAAAATAGATGGCGCGTTGGATGCACGGTCGATTCAAACGAAAAAGGAGACAGACATGCCGATTCAAACTTCAAACGAACAAAACACGCATAAAACACACCTAAGTTTAGGTCACTCGGTTGAAGTTGCTCTTAACACCCCATAACTGGCCCTTCGAATAACAATTTTTTGGGTTGACCACTTTGCTTAACACTGATTATATCCGATTCTGACTTTTGAAATTTTAGAAATTATCGAAACATCTCGAGCTGACACAGTACCACGCGCTTGCAGGATTTGTCGCCTGATATTTAACCATTTATTCGGAAGATACTGGGCAGTCAATGAGCTCGATTGACTCATACGCTGCCGGCCAGGCAGGCCACGCATGCAGCTCGACGTGCTATGTGACTGTTGTCGCAAGGATAATTTTGTTTCTCAGCTGGGATCTTTAATGCATGGGCCATGGCGTAACCATCCATTAATTAGTGCCCATTCACGTGCAACCGTTCATTGTTTAGAACAGTCTTCATCAAACTATTAGCATGTGGTTCGTCGCGCTCCGCCGTCGATCACGTCTCGTTTCTCCAGTGGTGTCTTTTTCAACGACCACCAGTCCACCACAGAAGCATGCATTTTTTTCATCCACAACATAGAATTGTTAGAGTACTGATAGACCGGTTAAAACTTTGCGTTGATCGTGACATATGTAACATGTTGGCGCCTTAGGTACTTGAATCTCCGTTGAATGGCCAAATGCATCAATTAGCCGAGTTCAGAGACCTGCAGATCACGATTCACGAGTAACTGTGTATCGAGAGTTCCAGTTTAACAGAAAATTCGCCGGTAACTTTATTCAAACAAACCGTGAATTTGAGCACCCAGTTCTACTTCTATACAGTATGTGCGTCTGCTCTGTTTCTTTTACATGCGTCGAGCTTGGCAGATCCTCAAACTCAAAGGGCAGGGATCAGGGAGAGGTTCAGTCATCAATCAAGAAACTAACAAAACCAAAACAAACAGAATGTTTCCCTAACggaaaaaggaaagaaacaaAAAGATGTTACATCACCTAGCTACGGAGATCTTTTTCTTATTTCACTCGATTATGTGGCACCTCCGTttcgaaaaaggaaaaataaaataaaattatgtgGCACCTAGAGCTACACTCTTGCGCTACCAGAAACTTCTGGTCCCCTGCTATCGCCGCCGCTTCTCTTGGCCGAGCGCGCGTACAGGGCGGCACACAGCGCCGTCCCGGCGGCGCACGTGAGGCCCCAGAGGAGGAAGGTGTCCCGGTAGCAGGCGGCGCCGACGCAGCTGTTGCTCCCGCGCGCCTCCCGCTGGTAGAGGAAGGCGGCGAGGTAGCCGAAGCAGAGGGAGCCGACGGGGATGTTGGCCACCAGCACGTTGTGGTTCACCCCGAAGTTCTTGGTGCCGAACAGCTCGCTCGTCGCCGACACCGCCACCGACGTGATGGCGCCCGTGCACGTCCCGATCACCGCCGTGCTGGCGTACAGCAGCATGTCCCTCGGGTCCAGCAGCAGGAAGAAGGCCCCCGCCATCGGCGCCATCAGCGACGCCATCGACGCCGTCCTCGATATCGAGTAGCCGCTCCTGCTCAGGTCAATCAAAAACAGTCTTCAGTTAGTTACAAAGAAGATGAACAATATTCAACGTGACgatgaaaagaagagaagagagcGAGTGAGGTGGGCTCACTTTGCAGTGTAGTAGTCGAGGAAGGCGGGAAGGAGGCGGCCGAAGAATCCGAAGGACGACGAGAGAGAGACGAGAGTGGAGGGGTCGCCGAGGCCCCGCGACTCGGCGatctggcccaggttgttgaggAACACCAGACCCAGCGTGCCACTGAACATGTAGCTGAAGAAGTACATCCAGAAGTCGAGCCTCCGTAGCAACCCGAGGCCGcccacctcttcttcttcttcacctacgccggcctccttctcctcctcctcctcctccttgttgctGCTGACCACCTCAATCTCCTTGTTGAGCCAGCACATGCCGTTCTCGCCGAGGTCGTGCACTCTGGGCACCCTCTTGTTGGCCGCCTCCCGTATCTTGGCCAGGCTCTCCCGGACCCTCAGCGCCACCGGGATCAGGATCGGGAAGGCGAGCATCACGTAAAGGCTGATCATGTGCTCTCTGGACGAGGCCCCGAGGGACTTGGAGCCTATGCTGCCCACCACGGCGCATGCTCCGGTGACCAGGGTGATGGTGAACATGGCGAAGAACCCCAAGTCGGTCCTCTTGCCGGTCCCGGGCTTCACCACCCGGAGCGACGGAACCACCAGGAGGGTGACGAGCATGGGCACGACGGCATTGAGGAGCAGGTACACCTTGGCCGGCGAGTAGGGGAGATGACCCTGGAGCGCCTCGGCCATGGTGGTGTAGAACTTGGCGCTGAGGCCGAGGTAGCTGGTGGCGAGGCTGACGGCGACGCGGCTGTCGGAGGGGAAGTTGTTGATGCAGAGGAGGTAGCAGACGGTGTTGATCCAGCAGATGCCGTTGCCGGCGAGGGAGGTGAGCGCGAACACGTGCCAGTACGCGAGCCGGGGGCTGTCCAGGAACAGGAACTGGACGCCATAACCGACGAGCCCGAAGGCGGcgccgacgacggcgacgagccAGAGGGGGACGTAGAGGGCGGCGACGCCGGCGAACCAGCCGAAGAGCTTCCCGGCGTCGGAGGCGAAGGCGAGGAAGTTGAGCTGCACTTGGGAGATGCCCTTGACCTCCTTGAGCCGCGACGAGTAGACGGGGAAGTCGGAGTTGGGGCCGTTGATGGTCTGCAGCCAGACGCTTCCCACCAAGCTCAGCCAGTGAACTGAGGTCGGAGAAGGCATGATTTTTTTGCTTCTCCTCTCCTTGGCTGGCAATAAGCTACGTACGTACCGGCGCAGGCTAGCGGCTGGAGGCGTGCTACTTATGCGGTCTCCACGATCCACCGGACGGCGATAAATGCGCGATGGCGACGGCGCTCGACGGATCGGTTTAATGGCTGTGGCCGGCCACGATGGATGGATCGATCAGGATATATCAGCGCTGCTTATGTGCTTTCCTAGTGTGCCCTCCAATGTCTCCATGATGGCCTGTGGCGCGCAGGTTATATAGTGCTAGTGCTCCGGTGATGGGGCCTGCATGATCGAGTGACATGCACCTGAGCTGACCTGATGGACACGGCCAGGTTTGGCAATGTTGAAAGGATTGGTAGTGGGAAGTAAACGGAGCAAGACTACCAGACGTAAACTTTCTACTAAACGTACGTGAAGGATTCAAACTGCTGGGCACGTACGTCGGAAGCTGCTAAGTTCCGGCTCACATGCACTCGTCGGAGCCGCGCTCACCGCTAGCTAAGCCGCGGCCAGCGTTTGACGTTCCGATCGATCCATAGACAGACCGGCGAACGTTCGTGTCAAGCAGCTGTGAGGCCGCTCCATCCCATCAACCGTCCAAGCAAGCTAGCATGTGATGGCTGATAAGCAGGGCGCCGGAGATCATACTGATGATGTATGATCCGGTTAACTGAGGGTGGCAGCCCTGTAGCTGGCTCGCCTACCTATGCCATTGCCTTGGCACTTTGGCACCGCCTGACGTGCGCCTCGGCTGATGTATGAGAATGGTTTCGTTCGGGACACGTCAcacgtgtgcatgcattgtactaGCGCATACGAGCCTAGCTGCGTGGGTGGAAGTATACGTTTGCACTTCCCGgcaaaaaaagaaaatgaaatacgTTTTCACGTTTCTGCGGACAAGAAGACGATGGCCCCACGTGCTGATGTGCactagagcatcttcaacagtccGTATGTTCAATCGTTGATATAAATGTACACATCAACAACCAACATCACATCATACAAGCTCTTTAATGGAGTGTATGTTAatcgtatgtaaaataactaagcgGGTCCACTAAACATGGAAGAAATAACCATGCTTGCCTTGAAGCTTGTGCGTGAACCGTTGCTTCAAATTCATACGAATTCgttcttttttttattattatgtatcatgtcatcaaaatcatctatgtggcaatttaccaacgatgatcatacAACCATTAGAGATGCCCTTAACAATCGTACATGGGTATGTTGTTTCACGCTCGCTCAGTCACCCACTTGAAAGGACTTTCGAGTTGGATTCTGTACTAGTACCTACTCCTTCGTTTCATAATATGAgatgtttgtgtttgtgtagcGTCAACAAACATCTTActctttttattttaaaataaaTATCTTAAATTTAGTATAACTTTATACTAGAATTAGTACAAAATTCagatacttattttgggacagagggagtacattataag encodes:
- the LOC123414100 gene encoding protein NUCLEAR FUSION DEFECTIVE 4-like encodes the protein MPSPTSVHWLSLVGSVWLQTINGPNSDFPVYSSRLKEVKGISQVQLNFLAFASDAGKLFGWFAGVAALYVPLWLVAVVGAAFGLVGYGVQFLFLDSPRLAYWHVFALTSLAGNGICWINTVCYLLCINNFPSDSRVAVSLATSYLGLSAKFYTTMAEALQGHLPYSPAKVYLLLNAVVPMLVTLLVVPSLRVVKPGTGKRTDLGFFAMFTITLVTGACAVVGSIGSKSLGASSREHMISLYVMLAFPILIPVALRVRESLAKIREAANKRVPRVHDLGENGMCWLNKEIEVVSSNKEEEEEEKEAGVGEEEEEVGGLGLLRRLDFWMYFFSYMFSGTLGLVFLNNLGQIAESRGLGDPSTLVSLSSSFGFFGRLLPAFLDYYTAKSGYSISRTASMASLMAPMAGAFFLLLDPRDMLLYASTAVIGTCTGAITSVAVSATSELFGTKNFGVNHNVLVANIPVGSLCFGYLAAFLYQREARGSNSCVGAACYRDTFLLWGLTCAAGTALCAALYARSAKRSGGDSRGPEVSGSARV